GGTTTGTTTTTGCAGTTTCATTTTTTCAACCCACTGGATTAAAAGAGACCCACTTTCTTTGATTTCCAGATAAGGAGTGAGTTCTTTGAGCAATTGTTGATCATACTTAAATGGAAAATGCTGAGCATACTCTTCCAGAAAGAAATCAAAAGGATTGATGCTGATCATATCTGCAATGACCTCCACTTCAATGCTTAACGAGTGAATTTTGTCAGGAAATACCACCCTAGCTAAGTAGTTGCCAAACGGGTCTTGTTGCCAATTGATGAAATGTTCTTTGGGAGTGATATTCAAAGAATAACCCAAAATAGGGGTTCGAGAATGTGGTGCAGGCCTCAACCTAATAACCTGCGGAGAAACATGAATCGGCTTATTGTAAAGGTATTGGGTGAAATGTTGTATTGCTACATGAATAGCCATAAATGCCAATTTTTGATTTTATTAAACAGTGTATTATCTTTAAAATTCTTTAAAAATAATCCTTCAAAAGTAATAAAAATAGAACCAAATCTCTTTTTTTTTAAAAAAAAAGCAATCTTTGTAGTAGCAATATTATTATTTCAATAATATTTCCGTAGTTTTAAATTCCACTAAAGGCAAATAAAATGAGTCATACTTCTCCATTTTCCAATTACAAATTTTCACCTGATTTGAAAGATGAGGTTTGGGAAAGAAGCGATAAGGTGAATGAATCTTACAAGGATGTTCACCGCCTTTTCGAGTCTATGTCAATTTCAGATTTTAGAAAACTCAACGAGTATGCTAGGTTGTCTTTTTTGAATCAAGGAATTACTTATGCCGTTTATTCAGAAGAAAATGGAGGAACCGAAAAAATTTTTCCGTTCGATTTATTTCCCCGTATCATAAGTGCTAAAGAATGGGAGTATTTAGAAGTTGGTTTGAAGCAGCGAAATATGGCCCTCAATCTTTTTGTCAAAGATATTTACAACAAAAAGCAAATTTTAAAAGATAAGGTTGTTCCAGAAAAGCTCATTTTATCGTCGTCTCATTACTGTAAATTGATGGAAGAGATTTCTCCAAAAGGAGGGATTTATACGCATATATGTGGTACAGATTTAATCAAAAATGTAGATGGCAATTTTTATGTATTGGAGGATAATCTACGGAGCCCTTCGGGTGTGAGTTATGTTCTATCGAATCGGAAAGCCTTGAGGAGAACATTGATGGATGTTTTTCACAACTTCAAAGTGAAAGCTGTCAATGAATATCCTTTTGAATTGTGCAAAGTATTGGAGTCAGTCGCTCCTAGTAATGCGTGGGCACCTACTTGTGTATTGCTTACACCGGGCTTGTACAATTCAGCTTATTATGAACATTCTTTTTTGGCGCAAACTACTGGAATAGAGCTTGTTGAAGGTAGAGACCTTTTTGTAGAAAACAATTTTGTATATATGAAAACCATCAAAGGACGGGTGAAAGTAGACGTGATTTACCGTCGGATTGATGATGCATTTTTAGACCCTGATGTTTTTCGACCTGATTCTTTATTGGGAGTCAAAGGGTTAATGTCTGCCTACAAAAAGAACAATGTCACGATTGTCAATGCTCCAGGTACGGGAATAGCAGACGATAAAGCAGTTTGTTCTTATGTGCCAGATATGATAAAGTATTATCTCGATGAAGATCCTATTATCAAGAATGTTCCGACATTCTTGTGTGAAAGGAAGAAGGATTTAGATCATGTGCTGAGCAATATCAAAAAAATGGTTATCAA
The Chitinophagales bacterium genome window above contains:
- a CDS encoding circularly permuted type 2 ATP-grasp protein, which encodes MSHTSPFSNYKFSPDLKDEVWERSDKVNESYKDVHRLFESMSISDFRKLNEYARLSFLNQGITYAVYSEENGGTEKIFPFDLFPRIISAKEWEYLEVGLKQRNMALNLFVKDIYNKKQILKDKVVPEKLILSSSHYCKLMEEISPKGGIYTHICGTDLIKNVDGNFYVLEDNLRSPSGVSYVLSNRKALRRTLMDVFHNFKVKAVNEYPFELCKVLESVAPSNAWAPTCVLLTPGLYNSAYYEHSFLAQTTGIELVEGRDLFVENNFVYMKTIKGRVKVDVIYRRIDDAFLDPDVFRPDSLLGVKGLMSAYKKNNVTIVNAPGTGIADDKAVCSYVPDMIKYYLDEDPIIKNVPTFLCERKKDLDHVLSNIKKMVIKPVDMSGGYGVEICDTKSDAELEVIIAKIKADPRNFIAQPKMSLSVHSTYIDEDKGFQPRHIDLRTYTLLGKDYQFTLGGGLSRVALKEGSLIVNSSQGGGSKDTWVIDA